DNA from Desulfitobacterium chlororespirans DSM 11544:
CTCAAAGAGCGGGTGGGCTGGAACATGAATACCACCTATACCCTTATCAAACGATGCATCGCCAAAGGCGCCATAGAACGCAGGGAACCAAACTTTCTCTGCCACGCCTTAATCCCCAAGGAACAGGTTCAGGAGCAGGAAACGACAGAACTGATTAACAAGATCTTTGATGGTTCTGCGGATTTGCTTTTCACCTCTCTCCTGAACAGAAAGTGCCTGACCGGGGAGGAAATCAAGCGCCTGAAACAAATCGTCAGCACTCTGGAATGAGGCAAAATGAATGCCCCTTGAAAGGAGGACCTATGGGAAAGAGAGTTTTGTTTTATTTACTCTATGCGCTCTCTTTTATTATCCTTATCCGGTTGGGAATAACCTATAGCTTCGAACTGAAGTCTTTCATCAGTAAAGACTATAATCCGTATCCCGCATGGACTTTTAACATCGCTCTGTCAGTATTAATCGGCTTGATGCTTGGGCTTCCGGAATTTATCCGCAGATATAAGAAACCCGGGAAATGGAGAATCCAATGGGAGAGATTGCTCATTGTCGGGCTTCCGGCCCTGTTCTTTACGTTTTCTCAGTTTATATTTTTTTCATCTCTGGGGAAATATCCGTCCTTGATATTAAGCCCTTGGATTTATGAAAAACACGGCGTAATCATCTGCGGCATACTCTTCGGCTACACGATGATCATTTCCATGGATAAGAAGGGAGAATCCCCTGCTTCGCTTAAGGGATCGCCAAATCAAGAGCATGAAGGAGACAGCTAAATCTTTTATCCTAACGCCAAATTGGATTTTGAATTGCTCCTGTTATACTCAATATGTTTGGTCAGAGCCCTCAAAGTAGGGAATGTTTGTGACTATAATCACCTTTTTACGAGAAGAAAGACAAATTTTAGCTATAAGGAATTTCCTTGCCTTCAACTAAGGCCTTCAGATTAGCTAATGACATATCATATCCTTCCATATTCGTTGAAACTTTAACGCCGTGTTTCTCCTTTTCTAAAACAAAAGAGATGAGCATTTCGTGTGAATCCATTTTAAACGAAAACTCTCGGCAATGAGCAACTTTTTCTATTGTTAGAGACATCGGAAGCTTCTCTTTGAGATTATTATGAACATTAGGCATTAATGTAAAAAGCATTTTTTCACCGGCCTGTAGCTTAGGAATTTTCCAAGGTGAGCCCGGTGCATACCATTTCGCAAGTTTATCCTCATTTGTGAGAGCATCCCACACTGCCTCAATATCTCCATCAATCATAATAAAGCTATTTGCTTCCAGATGATCCATCATGTATCCCTCCAAAAGGAAAATATCATTTGATTTATTATTTTAAACTGAAGTATATTATATAGATTGCATAGATTGCACATTAGTTATGAAAAAACTTCATCAGCCTATCCTTCTTGGGAGGTTCACCGCTTAATCGGTTCGTATTCTATATGTGATTCTTCATCCGTCGCTTCCAGCTTAAAAATAACTGGTCTTAGCCCGTCGTTACAGCTGCAAATTGCCACACCTGGTTGACGTATCCAGTCCCCGTAATAGAATACATCGCTCCCAGCCCCATGGGCCAATGCGAAAACATATTGATAGATCACCTTCCAGGCTTCGTCACAGAAATCAGCTGGCTTTGCATAATCAGCATAAAAAACTTGTCCCGTTTCATGCATCGGACATGCCGATAACCCCTTAACGCTTTACGTTGTCATCAGGTCAGGATGGGTACCTGGGTTAGAGCATAATTTAGCATAGCTGTCGAATGTTTCTCAGCAGCTTCCAGACATTATCTCCGTAATTGCTCACCAGCGTAATCACAACATTTGCACTTGGTTCATAGGCAGAAATAAAGCTCACACCAGGATCGCGGCCTTGAAAATATGGGCTATGACCGTTGTTCCCCCTCGGTTCCAACCAGATTCCATAACCATAGTATCCTGCTTCTTTATTCCCATTATGGCAGCATAACATTTCCAGAGTTGTTTTCCGGGTCATCAGCTTATACGACAAAAGCCCATCCCAGAATCTTCCGATATCACCTACTGTTGTAAACGCGCCACCTGCACCGGTCCCTTTAACATCTACGCTGTATATATTGGTACGGAATCGGTTCTTTTCTCCATCAAAAATGTAGTTATTGGCGCACTTTGCGGGAAGAGAATCCAGCTCATAATAGCCGGTAGAATCCATTGCGCAAGGGTTAAAGACATTCAGATGAAGGTAGCTGTCAAACGGTTTATTGGTCACAGCTTCAATCATCATTGCCAGCACGACAAATCCTGTATTATTGTATTGAAACTTTGTGCCGCGAGGATACATCATTGGTTTGTCAAGAAACAGCGGCAACACATCCGAATTCGTTCGAATTCTGTAATTGGGAAAGTCTTTCCACAAATCCCCGTACTCGCTCATTACACTTTCGTCGAAGTAATCTGGAATACCGGATGTGTGCATAAGCAATTGCTCAATAGTAATGTTTGTATCAATCTTATGCCAATCCAAGGGAAGAATGTCGCCGAGTGTATCTTGAAGGCGCAATTTTCCGCTTTCAATCAGCTGGAGTATTGAAACGGCGACAAAAACCTTTCCTGCGGAAGCAGTCGCAAATTTTGTTTCAAGCGTATTGGGAATTCGATTTGGAAAATCCGAGTAGCCATATGCCTCTCCAAATATAATTTGTTTATTATTTGAAATTTGGATGCAGCCCCGAAAGCTTTGATCGATCAAAATATGTTTGATACGGTTAATATCCATAGTCTACTTCTCCACCATCAGAAATTTCAGTAGTCGATAAGTCTATCATAGCACACTTTTCCACATAAAAAGGTGGCAAGAAAACTCCACTCAAGCCGCTCATTTTGAAAATAAAGCAGGACCACGTCTGTTCCTGCTTCACTCAATTTAATTTATCAATCCTTCATAGTTTCCCTTGCCATAGATAATCCGGCGGATTTGAACTGTATCACCCCTGATAACCAAAAGAACAAGATAGCTTTCCACGATCAGGCAGCGATAGCCTTTAGCCCTTAACGTTACATCCCGTACTAATGGGCATCGCTCAGGCATTTTCTAAAGCCATACATATGTTTACTCACTAAGAACAACCTTATTCCTTCCGGTGCTTTTGGCTAAATACAGATAATTATCAGATCTTGTTATTAAATCCTTTTTATTAACGTTAGGGGTTGAACAGTATGCTGCGCCAATGCTGACTGTCAGGTTGCCACCCGGCTGTTTATCCTGAAACCTGAAATCATAATCCTCCACAGCCTTTCTGATCTTTTCCGCAGCTATTTCAAACCCTTTCTCTGAGGTATGGCAGCAAATAACGGCAAACTCTTCTCCACCGTATCTGCATAATATATCAGTCGGATATAATACCCCTTTAACAACCGTAACGATTGTCTGTAAAAGCTCATCCCCCGCCAGATGCCCATTATTATCATTATAGTTTTTAAAATAGTCTATATCAAACATGATCAACCCAAAATTATTGACACTTTTTTCTGATTCCAGGCCGTATGCCTGCAGCCTGTTTACGAGATCAATCTCCTGCTGCAATCTTTCATCAAAGAAATATCTATTATAAGACTGGGTCAGCCAATCCCGGGTTGCCAGACTCTGCAGCCTCTCATTGAGCTGCATAACCTCCTTCAGATTATTTTTATGCTCAGTAATATTCTTTTTTAAAATGATAGTTCCTATGGGATTGCCGCTGACATAAATGGGTGTGATCTCCACCCTATAATAGACAATAGCTTCATCCCTGGGCTTGGAGATTTCAAAGCTCACTTTTTTTTGCTCACGAATAGCTTCGTCCAGAAAGCCTTTGAACCTCTTAACATCGAGATCACTATAATTCTTTTTGATTATTGCCATAATGTCGACTTTCCTGGATACCCCGCTAAAATCGCTTACAAAAGCTTGGTTGTAATCAATGATTTCCAAATCCTCATCAATCACCACGTAGCTGTCAGAAATCAAATCAACAACCGTTTGCAAGGCGATGGGTATTACGTTCAGGAAATCAAACTTAACCGTGGCTATGACAAAAAAGCTGATCGTCACGGCAAAGGCAATATTTTCGATTGCCGTTGACCAATCAAAGATCTTAAATGTGCTGATCGCGTCCATGATCAGCGCAATCATAATGCCAATACATATTAACGAGGATTGTTTGGAGAAAACGCCATAGTTCTTTATGGAAAAAATCACAAGATAGGCCAAGCCAATCCCTATACACAAATAGGAATATATCGTATGTATCGTAAAATAGATACCAAAATTTTGCTTGGAGGGTATCAGGCTAAAGACAGTATAAAACAAGTGATGACTCTGATTGGTAAGCAGCACCCCAATAGAGATGACAGGAACAACAAACAGCAGCCCATGCTTCCATGTGAATTTTATTTTGGTTCGGGCAAATATTAACCCGGTAAATAATATGGAAATTGATACAAGAATCGTACCCAAAAAGTACAGCCGCTCGCAAATTGCCAGTATCCATGGAACATTGTCAAACGTCATATACAATAATACCGCCATATTCCATAGGAGAATGCTGGCCGTCATACTTAAAACAGCATAATGAATTTGCTTTTTCCGCCTTCTTTTGGCGATTAACAACCAAAAATATAATATCACCAAGGTGGATAAAACCAGCAGCATATTAATGATACTGACATTGTCCAAAGTATACATCCTCCTCATAGATGATCCGGAATGACACTTTGTATCATTTTTTTCAGTCTAACATAGGGCTATCAA
Protein-coding regions in this window:
- a CDS encoding BlaI/MecI/CopY family transcriptional regulator; amino-acid sequence: MEIKLFDSELKVMDVLWKEGDLTAKQISDILKERVGWNMNTTYTLIKRCIAKGAIERREPNFLCHALIPKEQVQEQETTELINKIFDGSADLLFTSLLNRKCLTGEEIKRLKQIVSTLE
- a CDS encoding SRPBCC domain-containing protein, which gives rise to MMDHLEANSFIMIDGDIEAVWDALTNEDKLAKWYAPGSPWKIPKLQAGEKMLFTLMPNVHNNLKEKLPMSLTIEKVAHCREFSFKMDSHEMLISFVLEKEKHGVKVSTNMEGYDMSLANLKALVEGKEIPYS
- a CDS encoding serine hydrolase domain-containing protein yields the protein MDINRIKHILIDQSFRGCIQISNNKQIIFGEAYGYSDFPNRIPNTLETKFATASAGKVFVAVSILQLIESGKLRLQDTLGDILPLDWHKIDTNITIEQLLMHTSGIPDYFDESVMSEYGDLWKDFPNYRIRTNSDVLPLFLDKPMMYPRGTKFQYNNTGFVVLAMMIEAVTNKPFDSYLHLNVFNPCAMDSTGYYELDSLPAKCANNYIFDGEKNRFRTNIYSVDVKGTGAGGAFTTVGDIGRFWDGLLSYKLMTRKTTLEMLCCHNGNKEAGYYGYGIWLEPRGNNGHSPYFQGRDPGVSFISAYEPSANVVITLVSNYGDNVWKLLRNIRQLC
- a CDS encoding histidine kinase N-terminal 7TM domain-containing diguanylate cyclase translates to MYTLDNVSIINMLLVLSTLVILYFWLLIAKRRRKKQIHYAVLSMTASILLWNMAVLLYMTFDNVPWILAICERLYFLGTILVSISILFTGLIFARTKIKFTWKHGLLFVVPVISIGVLLTNQSHHLFYTVFSLIPSKQNFGIYFTIHTIYSYLCIGIGLAYLVIFSIKNYGVFSKQSSLICIGIMIALIMDAISTFKIFDWSTAIENIAFAVTISFFVIATVKFDFLNVIPIALQTVVDLISDSYVVIDEDLEIIDYNQAFVSDFSGVSRKVDIMAIIKKNYSDLDVKRFKGFLDEAIREQKKVSFEISKPRDEAIVYYRVEITPIYVSGNPIGTIILKKNITEHKNNLKEVMQLNERLQSLATRDWLTQSYNRYFFDERLQQEIDLVNRLQAYGLESEKSVNNFGLIMFDIDYFKNYNDNNGHLAGDELLQTIVTVVKGVLYPTDILCRYGGEEFAVICCHTSEKGFEIAAEKIRKAVEDYDFRFQDKQPGGNLTVSIGAAYCSTPNVNKKDLITRSDNYLYLAKSTGRNKVVLSE